Below is a window of Alphaproteobacteria bacterium DNA.
CCTGCCCGCCACGGCCAACGCCCAGCAGGTCTTCAACGGCACCAGTGCGGCCGACGCCAAGGCCGACCACAGCTCCGTCGTCAAGGTCATCGAGGCCCTGGCCGGGCATGTCTTGAAGACATGAACGAGCCCAGGCTGGCGCTGCTGCACGGCGACCGCAACGGCATCGGGCCGGAGTTGGTGGCCAAGCTGCTGGATGCGGGCTGTTCGGGGGCGCGCCTGATTTGCCTCGGCGACCCCGAGGTCTTCGCCGAGGGCCAAATGGTGGCCGGCACGGACTTCGACCTCGCCGGGCTGGCCGCCGTCGAGGCGCTGCCGGGTCAGGGCAGCGAGCCTGGCCGGGCCACGGCCGCTTCCGGCGGCGAAATTCTGGCGGCGCTGGGCCGCGCCGTCGAGCTGGCCCACGCCGGCCACATCGGCGGCATCGTTTTTGCGCCCCTGAACAAAGAGGCCATGCACCTGGGCGGCCTGGCCCATGAGGACGAAGGCCGCTTCCTGGCCCAGGCTTTCGCGGCCACGAAGGTGGGCGAGATCAACGTGTTGGAGGAACTCTGGACGGCGCGCGTGACCTCGCACGTGGCACTCAAGGACGTGGCCGGGCTGATCGACCAGGCCGGCGTTTTGGACACCATCGTGTTCATTGATGCGGCACTGAAAGCCGCCGGCGTCGAACGGCCGCGCCTCGCCGTGGCCGCCCTCAATCCCCACGCCGGCGACGGCGGCAACTTCGGGCGCGAGGAGATCGAGGTCATTTCCCCGGCCGTCGCGCAGGCTCGGGACCAGGGCATCGAGGCCCAGGGCCCATTGCCCGCCGACACCGTTTTCGTGCGCGCCCGGGCCGGCCAGTTCGACGCCGTGGTCACCATGTTCCATGATCAGGGCCAGATCGCCATGAAGCTGATCGGTTTCGAACGCGGCGTGACGCTGCTCGGCGGCCTGCCGGTGCCGGTGACCACACCGGCCCACGGCACGGCCTACGATATCGCCGGCCAGGGCCAGGCCAACCCGGCGGCGCTCAGGGCGGCCTATGAGCTCTGCCGCACCATGGCAGCGAGCAACAGGGAGAGCAGCAGATGAAACTTGCAGACAAAGTGGCAGTGGTTACCGGCGGTGCCCGCGGCATCGGCCGCTCCATCGCCCAGCGCTTCGTGAACGAGGGCTGCCGGGTGATGATCGGCGACGTGCTGGAGGAGCAACTGGCGGAAACTGTGTCGGAGCTCGGCGAGAACGCCGCCGGCATCGTCGCCGACGTCTCGCAAAAGGCCGATTGTCAGCGCCTGGTCGACGAATCCGTGGCCCGCTTCGGGCGCCTCGACGTTTGCGTCAACAACGCCGCCATATCGCGCACCGCCTCGATCCTCGATCTCAGCGAAGAGGACTTCGACGCCGTCATGGGCATCAACATCAAGGGCGCCTTTCTGGCCAGCCAGGCGGCGGCACGGCAGATGGTCGAGCAAGGCGATGGCGGCGCCATCGTCAATCTCTCTTCGATCAACGCCATCGTCGCCATCCCAGGCCAGACCGCCTACACCATCTCCAAGGGCGCCATCCACCAGCTCACGCGCTCGAGTGCCATCCAGCTGGCGCAGCACGGCATCCGGGTCAACGCCATCGGTCCCGGCACCATCGATACCGAAATGGCGGCTGGCCTGTTGGCCGACGCCAAAACCAAGGAAAAAATCATGTCGCGCATTCCGCTGGGCCGCCTCGGCGGCACCGACGAGATAGCCGCCATCGCGCTCTTTTTGGCTTCCAACGAATCGAGCTACGTCACCGGCGAAACCATCTACGCCGACGGCGGCCGGCTCTCGCTGAATTTGACGCTGGGGCCCGATGAAAGGGGGCCCGGGGCATGACGGCCCCCATCGGCTTCATCGGCCTCGGTCTGATGGGCAGCGCCGCGACGAAATACCTGGTGGCCGAGGGCTACGCCGTCACCGGCTACGACATCGTCGCCGACAAAGTCACGGCGGCCCAGGCCAATGGTGTGAGGCCCGCCTCGTCGCCGGCCGAGGTGGCTCGGGAGAGCGACATCGTGATCATTTGCGTCACCTCGACGGCGGCGGTCGAGGAGGCGGTGTTGGGCCCCGGCGGCGTCGTCGAGGCCGGCACGGCCGACAAGGTGCTGGTCGATATCTCCACCACCGAGACCGACAAAACCCGCGAGATGGCGGCCCGCCTGGCCAGCGACGGCGGCGCTATGAAATGGGTCGACGCGCCGGTTTCGGGCGGCCCCCCGGCGGCCGGCACGGGAAAGCTTGCCATCATGGCCGGCGGCGACGAGGCGGCCATTGCCCAGGTCTCGGGCGTG
It encodes the following:
- a CDS encoding NAD(P)-dependent oxidoreductase translates to MTAPIGFIGLGLMGSAATKYLVAEGYAVTGYDIVADKVTAAQANGVRPASSPAEVARESDIVIICVTSTAAVEEAVLGPGGVVEAGTADKVLVDISTTETDKTREMAARLASDGGAMKWVDAPVSGGPPAAGTGKLAIMAGGDEAAIAQVSGVMNDLAASFTHMGPVGAGQITKMINQVLVLTNYCVLAEALRLAEKGGIDAAKIPAALAPGHAGSNMLQSIYPRMLERDFAPAGYARQVLKDLDMVHDLAKALKAPTPMASQAAALFRLLVARGHGELDGIAVLKLYDDEPV
- a CDS encoding 3-oxoacyl-ACP reductase family protein, whose translation is MKLADKVAVVTGGARGIGRSIAQRFVNEGCRVMIGDVLEEQLAETVSELGENAAGIVADVSQKADCQRLVDESVARFGRLDVCVNNAAISRTASILDLSEEDFDAVMGINIKGAFLASQAAARQMVEQGDGGAIVNLSSINAIVAIPGQTAYTISKGAIHQLTRSSAIQLAQHGIRVNAIGPGTIDTEMAAGLLADAKTKEKIMSRIPLGRLGGTDEIAAIALFLASNESSYVTGETIYADGGRLSLNLTLGPDERGPGA
- a CDS encoding 4-hydroxythreonine-4-phosphate dehydrogenase PdxA; this encodes MNEPRLALLHGDRNGIGPELVAKLLDAGCSGARLICLGDPEVFAEGQMVAGTDFDLAGLAAVEALPGQGSEPGRATAASGGEILAALGRAVELAHAGHIGGIVFAPLNKEAMHLGGLAHEDEGRFLAQAFAATKVGEINVLEELWTARVTSHVALKDVAGLIDQAGVLDTIVFIDAALKAAGVERPRLAVAALNPHAGDGGNFGREEIEVISPAVAQARDQGIEAQGPLPADTVFVRARAGQFDAVVTMFHDQGQIAMKLIGFERGVTLLGGLPVPVTTPAHGTAYDIAGQGQANPAALRAAYELCRTMAASNRESSR